A genomic region of Plasmodium malariae genome assembly, chromosome: 14 contains the following coding sequences:
- the PmUG01_14028900 gene encoding conserved Plasmodium protein, unknown function, translating to MLHFFSSSYRECTIFKKKHYYNSFFFLKKSISYTQYNIKNTDSNYYLYELYRSIENCKNGNLLYRLSHKALTYQIHDLYLWRLIEQKFYELHKELTPKEISSIINYFKQIKINDSKIYENSIDIILSSIHTYSLHDLSVICLSYTYFNNKVNTVFINKIADAIIKLYEQEKSTIHKLTKKELYRLLISYVHIIGAYSKIRHKNIELFKIASIYIYGALTTDITIPAKIIIKIINSYSNVKIKHSKIFDLIAKDIPTMKITDEELKVIKRNFDELKYSNETLDKYIQYRLS from the exons atgcTCCACTTTTTTAGCAGTTCTTACAGGGAATGtaccatttttaaaaagaaacaCTATTacaattcctttttttttttgaagaaatCTATTAGCTATACacaatacaatataaaaaatacggaCTCAAATTATTACTTGTATGAATTATACAGATCTATAGAGAActgtaaaaatggaaatttgTTATATAGGTTAAGTCATAAAGCACTAACTTATCAAATACATGATTTGTATTTATGGAGATTAAttgaacaaaaattttatgagtTACATAAAGAGTTAACACCAAAGGAAATATCATCAATTATAAActattttaaacaaataaaaattaatgatagtaaaatatatgaaaacagtattgatataatattatcatcCATTCATACTTATTCCCTTCATGATTTGTCCGTAATATGTTTATCATATACGTATTTTAATAACAAGGTAAATACagttttcattaataaaatagcAGACGCAATAATAAAGTTATATgaacaagaaaaaagtaCTATTCATAAACTTACTAAAAAGGAATTATACAGACTGCTCATTtcttatgtacatattattgGAGCATACAGTAAAATAaggcataaaaatattgaattatttaaaatagcttctatatatatttatggtGCCCTAACCACTGATATAACTATTCCCgccaaaattattataaaaataattaattccTATTCCAA TGTAAAAATTAAGcatagtaaaatatttgacTTAATCGCAAAAGATATACCTACTATGAAAATCACAGATGAAGAATTAAAA gttATAAAGCGCAATTTCGATGAACTAAAATATTCCAATGAAACCCTTGATAAGTACATTCAATACAGGCTGTCTTGa
- the PmUG01_14029000 gene encoding mitochondrial ribosomal protein S35 precursor, putative: MGTIIQKLDAAKPRVLFFFQCNKYVHHIIGINRDNEHKHFEIINNKIWCMFNQVRGKKNRKKRERINLTEEQKSTKLKVPPIRLEDRTTVCEPPSVISKNIKKEIMKLCVGKEKTRRHFSFRNKYRIKKLLSITHDKENIKHKKNPSTFITPLTKLQHESTLPRSLDHDRFNFPHTFHYSVIWHGSSIVDHDENNICFFSSNINDLSLSSREKKKITQVLGEERVDKKKQIIYLESNFFNTYNHNAAYLGDAIQLLMKRIKSL, translated from the coding sequence atGGGCactataatacaaaaattggATGCTGCAAAACCGAGGGTTTTGTTCTTCTTTCAGTGTAATAAATATGTCCATCACATCATTGGTATTAATAGGGATAATGAACATAAAcattttgaaataataaataataaaatatggtGCATGTTCAATCAAGTAAGGGGTAAAaagaatagaaaaaaaagagaaagaataaatttaacCGAAGAACAAAAAAGTACAAAGTTGAAGGTGCCCCCTATACGGCTAGAAGATAGAACAACAGTGTGTGAACCACCATCAgttattagtaaaaatattaaaaaagaaattatgaaACTATGTgtaggaaaagaaaaaacaagaaGACACTTCAgttttagaaataaatatagaataaaGAAATTGTTAAGTATTACACatgataaagaaaatataaaacataaaaagaaCCCTAGTACATTTATAACACCCTTAACCAAATTGCAACATGAATCAACCTTACCAAGATCATTAGACCATGACAGATTTAATTTTCCGCATACCTTTCATTATTCAGTCATATGGCATGGATCTTCTATAGTTGACcatgatgaaaataatatatgttttttcagTTCAAACATAAACGATTTATCCTTATCATcaagagaaaagaaaaaaattactcaGGTATTAGGGGAAGAACGAGTAGacaagaaaaaacaaataatatatttagaaagcaatttttttaatacctATAACCACAATGCAGCGTACCTGGGGGACGCGATACAGCttttaatgaaaagaattaaaagtTTGTAG